From a single Mus caroli chromosome X, CAROLI_EIJ_v1.1, whole genome shotgun sequence genomic region:
- the LOC110287339 gene encoding uncharacterized protein LOC110287339: MGLINTKLQEYHMAESKSATTQAVKKDEKFKYNVKVTKKPVFMNIFNQAIVKKPLPPRAQTPLVKVKKEIKPQRLCLYHRVNEKPNQDVQYDLDKSEDSSTSSTTSYDLDSQ, translated from the exons ATGGGGTTAATAAATACAAAGTTACAAGAATATCACATGGCTGAATCAAAAAGTGCCACCACCCAAGCTGTGAAGAAGGATGAGAAATTCAAATATAATGTCAAG GTAACTAAGAAACCAGTGTTTATGAACATATTCAATCAAGCCATTGTGAAAAAGCCACTCCCCCCAAGAGCTCAGACCCCCTTGGTTAaggtgaagaaagaaataaaaccacaaagatTATGCCTTTACCATCGCGTAAATGAGAAGCCTAACCAGGATGTACAGTATGATCTTGACAAGAGCGAGGACAGCAGTACCAGCAGCACCACAAGCTATGACCTGGATAGCCAGTGA